The genomic DNA GTCAGCGCGCAATCCTTGTATGACCGCATGCTGGAGCTTGCCACGGTGCGCGCCAGCCTGGACGAGGCGCGCCCGTACGCGAGCCTGGCCGGGGAGAAGTACACCTGGGCCAGGTATCGCCGCGCCGCGGTCGCAACCATCGCGACGCTATGCTGAGCCACTCCGCCGCACACCTGGCGCCGCCGGCGCGCTCGCGCAGCCGCCGGCAGGCCCGCACCACCTTCGGCACGGTGTTCCTGCTGGTGTTCCTGGTGGCCGTGCTGGAAGGCGCGGCGCGCAAATGGGTGGCGGGTTCGCTGAGCCTGCCGCTGGTGCTGCTGCGCGACCTGCTGGCGGTCTATGGCATCTACTACGCCATGCGCTATGGCGGCTTCACGCCGGCGCGGCCGGCGATGCGTCTGCTGCTGCTGTGGAGCGCGCTGGTGCTGGCGTGGGGGCTGGTGCAGACCATCGCCGGCGACGGCGCCCTTGCCATCATGCTGGTCGGGCTGCGCTTCTGGCTGCTCTATGTGTGGTTCGGCGTGGCCGCGGCGCTGCTGCTCGAGCCCGAGGACATTGCCTCGATCTGCAAGACCACGCTGGTGCTGATGGTGCTGATGGCACCGCTGGTGGTGATGCAGCACTTCCTGCCGCCCGGCAGCTTCCTGAACCGGCAGGTCGACGGCGACGAAGACCGGGTCTTCATGATGGTCGGCGACATCGTGCGCACCACCGGCACGTTCTCGTTCACGCTGGGCTACACCACCTTCCTGGCGATCACCATGCCGATCGCATTGCAATACGTGCTCGGCGGCGAAGGCAAGCGGCACTGGCTTTATGCGCTGGTGGTGCTGGGCAGCCTGCTGGTCAGTGCGCTGGTCAGCGGTTCGCGCGCCACCGTGCTGCTGCTGCCGGGCCTGTTCGCGGTGGCGGCGCTGTGCATCCTGATGTTCGGGCGCAGCGTGGCCAAGCGCCGCGTGCTGGTCTGGGTCGGCGCGGCGGTGCTGATGGGAGCCGTCGGCATGGCCGTGTTCAGCGAGTCCGTCGAACGCACGGCGCAGCGCTTCCACGACGCCGCGGAAGACGAAGACTTCGGCGACCGCGTCGGCACCATGTTCCTGGGCGAGAGCGAAGCCTATGCCAGGCCGACGCTGCTGGGCGCGGGGCTGGGGCGCGGCAGCAACCTGGCCAGCTACCTCGAGCGCGGCGAAATCACCTTCATGCTGTCCGAGACCGAGACCGGGCGCACCATCGAGGAGGCCGGCCTGCTTGGCTACCTCTACGTGGCGCTGAAGTTTGTCGTGTGCGTGGCCGGCATGTGGCTCGCCATCGGCGCGGCGCGGCGCACCGGCAACTGCTTTGCCATCCTGCTGTGGCTGGTGAGCACGCTGTGCCTGCTGACATGGTCGCTGATCGGGCAGCTGACCGCCAACGTGCTGGGTTTTCTCTTTGTCGGCTTCACCATGGCGGTCACGCGGCTGGAGCGGCAGGGGCGGCTGACGCGCATGGACCGGCGCGCGCGGCCGCGGCGGCGACCCGTGCGCTAGCGGCAGGCTGCGGGCCACGTACCCCATCGGGCATCCACATCGATCCGCGAAGAAAAGCAATATGAGGCTCATCCTGTTCGGTCATCCCGTCTTTTTCGGCAGCCACAGCATGGACCGCTTCGCGGCCATGATCGTCGAGGGCATGCGCGAGCGCGGCCACGAGGCCCAGCTATGGACCCCGCCCGCCGTGCTGGTGCGGTTGTCGACGCGCCCGGGCCTGCGCAAGTGGCTCGGCTATGTCGACCAGTACATGCTGTTCCCGGCGTGGGCGTGGTGGCGGCTGCGGCGCGAGAGCACGGGCGCGCTGGTGGTGCTGACCGACCATTCGCTGGGGATGTGGATGTGGCTGCTGCATCGTCGCCCGCATGTGATCCACTGCCACGACTTCATCGCGCAGCGCACCGCCGCCGGCGAGTTTCCCGGCCGCCAGCTGTCGGCCAGCGGGCGGCTCTACCAGGCGCTGATCCTGCGCGGCATCGCGCTGGGCCGGAACTTTGTCGCGGTGTCGGAGAAGACCGCGCACGACCTGCTGCGCCTGCATCCGGGACCGAGGCCGCACGTGCGGGTCGTGCACAACGGCCTCAACTACCCGTTCCGCCCACTCGCGCGCGATGTCGCCATGCGCCGGCTGCGCGCGGCCAGCATCGACGAGATCGAGCCCGGCATGCTGGTCCATATCGGCGGCAACCAGTGGTACAAGAACCGCGAAGGCGTGCTGGCGCTATACCTGGCCTATTGCGAGGCCAGCAACGCGGGCGGCACTGGTGCCGCGGCGCCGCGCCCGCTGTGGATGATCGGCCCGGAGCCGACCCCCGCCATGCGCGAGCTGGCCGCCGGCGCGGAACGGCTGGGCGGCAAGGTGCGCTTCCTGGAGGGCATGTCCACCGCAGCCGTGCACGCCGCCTATGCGCTCGCGGCGGTGCTGCTGTTCCCGAGCCTGGAAGAGGGCTTCGGCTGGCCCGTGATCGAGGCCATGGCGTGCGGCATCCCGGTGCTGACCACGGCGCGCGCGCCGATGCAGGAGATCGGCGGCGGGCTGGCGCTGCTGATGGAGCCGATGGAGCCGGACCAGGCGCAGGCCTGGGCCCGGCGCAACGTGGGGGTGCTGCTGGAGCTGCTGTCGTGGCCGCAGGCCCGGCTCGACCAGCTTGCGGCGGACTCGCTGGCGTGGGTGCGGCATTTCTCCGCGGAGCGCGCGCTGGACCAGTACGAGGCCATCTACCTGGCCGCGCTGGCGCCGGCCTCGGCCGCCGCGACCGCGGAGGCCGGCACGGCCCGCTGAGGCCGGCGGCAAGCCGGCCAGACCGGGCCGTGGCCCGGGTCACGACTCAATGCAGGGTGTAGGCGACGGTCTGGATCACGCCCGCGCCTTCGCGCACCTCGCACAGCACGCGGCTGTGCACCGGCTTCAGGTTGAACGGCGGCGCGGTCAGCACCACGCCGCTCGGCACCATGCGCGCGAGCCGCGTCGAGGCCCCCAGCTGCTTCTTGGCATTGGGCGGAAAGTCCGGCGCCAGCGGCAGGTGTTCGGTCAGCACCAGTACCTGGTATCGGTGCAGCTTGGCCAGCACGCGCGCGATCCGGCCGTTGTCCAGGTGCTGCAGCACCTGGCGCAGGAACACCACGTCGCCGGCGGGCAGCTCGTCGCCGGCAATGTCGAGGCAGCGGAAATCCACGTCGAGATGGGCGTAGCGCGCGCGGTTGGCGGCGATCAGCGGCGCCACCACGTCGCAGGCCACATAGCGCCCGCAGGCGGGGCGGATGCGGCTGCCGACATGGAAGTCGCCGCAGCCCAGGTCGACCACGTCGGGCTTGCGCGGCAGCTCGCGCAGCAGCGCGGTGACCGCCTCGGCGTAGGGCTCGACGATGCGCAGATCGTGCGAACCGGTGCCGCTGAAGAAGCCCGGCTCGTCCGCCTCGCCCCACAGGCTGCTGTGGTAGACGTCGGAGAACACTTCGCCCGGCGGCCTGGTGCCGTAGCGCGCGTCATGCTGCTGCTCGCGGCGCACGTGATAGTAGGTGCGCAGCCAGGTGGGCACCAGCGGTTTGATGGTCTGCAGCAGGCGTTGCACCAGCGCGGCCTGCGTGGCAGCGGTGTCGTGGCTCATGACGGGTCCCCCTGGGTGAGTGGCGTTCGCCGCCTCTGCGCTCAAGCAACCGCAGAGGCATCTTGCGCGGCAGGCGGCGATACCAGCGCCTGCAGTGCGGATTCCAGTTGCGCCAGCACCGCGTCGCGGCCCAGATGGGCTTCGGCCCAGGCGCGGCCCGCGGCGGCATGCATGGCGCGCCGCTGCGGCTGGCAGGCGAGGGTGGCAATGGCGTGCGCCAGCGCGCTGCCATCGCCGGGCGGCACCAGCACGCCCACGCGCGCCACCAGGCGGCCCAGCTCGGTATCCGGC from Cupriavidus taiwanensis includes the following:
- a CDS encoding glycosyltransferase, which encodes MRLILFGHPVFFGSHSMDRFAAMIVEGMRERGHEAQLWTPPAVLVRLSTRPGLRKWLGYVDQYMLFPAWAWWRLRRESTGALVVLTDHSLGMWMWLLHRRPHVIHCHDFIAQRTAAGEFPGRQLSASGRLYQALILRGIALGRNFVAVSEKTAHDLLRLHPGPRPHVRVVHNGLNYPFRPLARDVAMRRLRAASIDEIEPGMLVHIGGNQWYKNREGVLALYLAYCEASNAGGTGAAAPRPLWMIGPEPTPAMRELAAGAERLGGKVRFLEGMSTAAVHAAYALAAVLLFPSLEEGFGWPVIEAMACGIPVLTTARAPMQEIGGGLALLMEPMEPDQAQAWARRNVGVLLELLSWPQARLDQLAADSLAWVRHFSAERALDQYEAIYLAALAPASAAATAEAGTAR
- a CDS encoding class I SAM-dependent methyltransferase; protein product: MSHDTAATQAALVQRLLQTIKPLVPTWLRTYYHVRREQQHDARYGTRPPGEVFSDVYHSSLWGEADEPGFFSGTGSHDLRIVEPYAEAVTALLRELPRKPDVVDLGCGDFHVGSRIRPACGRYVACDVVAPLIAANRARYAHLDVDFRCLDIAGDELPAGDVVFLRQVLQHLDNGRIARVLAKLHRYQVLVLTEHLPLAPDFPPNAKKQLGASTRLARMVPSGVVLTAPPFNLKPVHSRVLCEVREGAGVIQTVAYTLH